In Sandaracinaceae bacterium, the genomic window GGGTTCGGGACGTCCGTCGTGTTCGCCCACGGGGGCGGCGGCATGTCCGAGAGGCTCTGGCCGGGCCCGGGCATCGGGAGCGGCTCGCGGCTCACGGGGCCCGCGGGCTGGCCCTGCGGGCCGTCGCCTTCCTGCGCGCGCGCCGTCGACAGCCCGGACGTGAGCGGGCCCGCCCCGAGGAGCGTGGTCAGCCAGGCCGCCGTGAACGCGAGGCGCCGTAGCGTCGATTCGAAGCGCACTACTCCAGCTCCTCGGTGTCCGAGCCGTCGTCCGTGGTCTCGTCCATGATCTCGCGGAATTCGTCGTCCAGCGCGCGCATCTCTCTCGCCCGCTCGCGGGTCAGGATCTCGACGCGCGTGCGGTGCTCCTCGCGCCGGGCCCACGAGACGTCGATGCGCCCGACGTCCGCGCGCAGGACCAGGTCGTAGAAGCGGTGCTGGACCTGTCGGAAGTTGTGATAGGTGACCGCGCCGACGACCTCCTCGGTCTCGGTCTCGAGGTCTCCGAGCGCCGCGCGGTAGCCCACGATGCGCTCCGACTCGGTGCGAAGCTGGCCCTGGATCTCGGTCACGCGCTCCTGAACGATGCCCTGGATCTGCTGCTCGCGCTGGTCGAGCTGGCTCTCGACGCGGGTCAGGCGGGTGAAGAGGCCCGCGAGCTGCGAGTCGCTGAGCCGCTCCTGGACCTGCTGGGTCAGGCGCGCGTGCTCCCGGCGCAGGCGGTCGTGGCGCTCGTAGCGCGCGTCGCCCGGACCGACCTGGAGGCGCGAGGCCTCGAGCGCGATGCGGAGCTGCCGGATCATCTCGCGGTACTCCGCGACGGCCGCGCGGTGGCCGGAGAGCTCGTTCCGGATGGCCGCGACGCCCTCGGCGTCACGCTGCTCCTCGGTGTCCTGCATGTAGCGCTCCATCGCCACGATGCGCGCCTCCATGCCCTGGAGCTCGACCTCGAGCCGACCCAGGTCCCGCCCGAGCCGGCGATAGCGGCCGAGCACCTCGTCGTCGAAGTCGGCCAGCTCGCCCTCGTCGGTGGGCATGCCGCTGAAGAAGCGCTCGAGCCGCCGGATCTCGGACAGGGTGCTGGCGAGCTGCTGCGCCTCCCCGGGGTGGCGCTGCTCGTAGACGCGCAGGAGGTCGCGGCGCGTGCGCGCGATCCGGTTCCGCAGCGCGGTCGAGCGCTCCATCTGGAGCCGCAGGTCGGCGAAGATCGCGACGCGGTTCGGCTGGGCCAGCGCGGCCTCGAGCCGCTCGACCAGCTCGCTGGTCTCGCGGACCAGGCGGCGCGCCTGCGAGAGGTCGGAGAGCACGCTGAGCGCGCGATCCATGTCGCCCTCGAGCTCCGCCCAGCGCTGCGCCAGCGGCGGCAGGAACGCGTTGGCGTCGAAGCTCTCCATGTTCTCGCGCACGAGCCCGCGGAAGTACGCCTGGGGGTCGGCGTGCGCGTTCATCATCTCGTCGAGCTCCTGGCGCACCGGGCCGAACTCGCGCGCCACCTCCCGGAAGATCCGGTTGGCGTCGTCGAAGCGGCCGTTGCGCAGGAGCAGGTTGCCGCGGAGCAGCTTGCCGTCCGGGATGAAGCGGCTCTCGGGCGCGGCGACGCTGAGCACC contains:
- a CDS encoding tetratricopeptide repeat protein, whose amino-acid sequence is MQRRSDPPARRDRALARLAAAASLLIGASAASMASAQNVEQVTREVVDLEGDARQLTGQPLRRSRLRSETFVEERLADGELFYRLQDYIRASIIFTDIVENYGTHRAYPDALFLLGDSLFRAGDYLGARTRFRELIQHTGERAYRDHVQRALGRLIEIAIHTRDFDGVEGYFAQLSRIPPSEIEATTNYYRAKYLYNRAVPTEDVLRAIGDGTEGGSATTVRIDQSMLDQARQAFEGVQAGSPYYPQARYFIGVIYTLREQYPQAIEAFRRVLRAPAETDEQREVIELTQLALGRLYYETDQLDQAVEAYQAVSRTSTNFDVALYEIAWVYIRMGDSTRAERALEVLSVAAPESRFIPDGKLLRGNLLLRNGRFDDANRIFREVAREFGPVRQELDEMMNAHADPQAYFRGLVRENMESFDANAFLPPLAQRWAELEGDMDRALSVLSDLSQARRLVRETSELVERLEAALAQPNRVAIFADLRLQMERSTALRNRIARTRRDLLRVYEQRHPGEAQQLASTLSEIRRLERFFSGMPTDEGELADFDDEVLGRYRRLGRDLGRLEVELQGMEARIVAMERYMQDTEEQRDAEGVAAIRNELSGHRAAVAEYREMIRQLRIALEASRLQVGPGDARYERHDRLRREHARLTQQVQERLSDSQLAGLFTRLTRVESQLDQREQQIQGIVQERVTEIQGQLRTESERIVGYRAALGDLETETEEVVGAVTYHNFRQVQHRFYDLVLRADVGRIDVSWARREEHRTRVEILTRERAREMRALDDEFREIMDETTDDGSDTEELE